The proteins below are encoded in one region of bacterium BMS3Abin08:
- the yrfG gene encoding GMP/IMP nucleotidase YrfG, producing MVRDSDITTVRDALWSEMEYVLLDMDGTLLDKYFDDYFWEHLVPERYAEMHGITFGRAKEELTGKYKRHEGTLNWTDIDFWSEELGIDIPALKEQIRHLIEVHPRVEDFLSALKAHGKKIFLVTNAHYKTLTIKLRKTEIGEYFDRVVTSFDMGAPKEEILFWERAEKTLRFKREATLFIDDTEEILLTAQEYGIRFTILKKGANSKAPGEGKRSCIFPSISDYRELLP from the coding sequence GTGGTTAGAGACAGTGATATAACGACTGTAAGGGACGCCCTCTGGAGCGAGATGGAGTATGTCCTCCTCGACATGGACGGCACCCTGCTTGACAAGTACTTTGACGACTACTTCTGGGAACACCTCGTCCCCGAAAGATATGCGGAAATGCACGGAATCACCTTCGGAAGGGCAAAAGAGGAGCTTACAGGAAAATACAAGAGGCATGAAGGCACACTAAACTGGACGGACATAGATTTCTGGTCCGAAGAACTCGGCATAGACATCCCCGCCCTTAAGGAGCAGATAAGACACCTCATAGAGGTTCACCCCCGTGTGGAGGATTTTCTTTCCGCCCTTAAGGCCCACGGGAAAAAGATATTCCTCGTGACGAATGCCCATTACAAAACCCTTACAATAAAGCTGAGGAAGACAGAGATAGGGGAATACTTCGACAGGGTCGTAACCTCCTTTGATATGGGGGCCCCCAAGGAGGAAATACTGTTCTGGGAGAGGGCGGAGAAGACCCTGCGTTTCAAGAGGGAAGCGACCCTCTTCATAGACGACACCGAGGAGATTCTTTTAACGGCGCAGGAGTACGGGATCAGGTTCACAATACTGAAGAAGGGGGCAAACTCAAAAGCCCCGGGAGAGGGAAAGAGGTCATGCATCTTCCCCTCAATAAGTGATTACAGGGAACTCCTTCCGTAA
- a CDS encoding putative Mg(2+) transport ATPase produces the protein MIYPYETILRLIIGATLGGIIGFERQSHGRPAGFRTHLLVSLASVLIMIVSLDFYEASSVNPDLIRIDPGRIAAGAITGIGFLGAGVIIKSGLTIQGLTTAACLWVVSAIGLAVGSGLYIPATVTFILTFISLWVLRNVEAKLPRLRYKNLAIITGSAAADQEILALIDLQGVEISSMDYDVDKTKNEKTLHIMLTYKNADVLKDIMAGLSENPAVRRYTLRG, from the coding sequence ATGATCTATCCATATGAGACAATACTGAGGCTTATTATCGGCGCCACCCTCGGCGGTATAATCGGGTTTGAGCGTCAGAGCCACGGAAGACCTGCGGGGTTCAGGACCCATCTCCTCGTGAGCCTTGCGTCGGTACTGATAATGATCGTCTCCCTCGACTTCTATGAGGCATCCTCTGTTAATCCCGATCTTATCAGGATAGACCCCGGCAGGATCGCTGCAGGAGCAATAACCGGCATAGGATTCCTCGGCGCCGGCGTAATCATAAAGTCGGGGCTTACTATACAGGGGCTCACAACCGCGGCCTGCCTCTGGGTGGTATCCGCAATCGGCCTTGCGGTGGGAAGCGGGCTTTATATTCCGGCAACCGTAACCTTTATTCTCACCTTTATATCGCTATGGGTGCTGAGAAATGTTGAGGCCAAGCTGCCCAGGCTCCGTTATAAAAACCTCGCTATCATCACCGGATCCGCTGCGGCGGATCAGGAGATTCTTGCACTCATTGACCTGCAGGGGGTTGAGATAAGCAGCATGGACTACGATGTGGACAAAACAAAAAACGAAAAAACACTGCATATCATGCTCACTTACAAAAACGCGGATGTACTTAAGGATATTATGGCGGGCCTCTCCGAAAACCCCGCCGTGAGGAGATACACCCTCCGTGGTTAG
- the tyrS gene encoding tyrosine--tRNA ligase, whose protein sequence is MLEPEKQLEIISRGSVEIIIEDELIGKLREKRPLRIKAGFDPTAPDIHIGHTVLLEKMRQFQELGHEVIFLIGDFTGMVGDPSGKSETRKPLTRDEVLENAKSYREQIYKILDPERTRVEFNSRWMSVMTAEELIRLTGRYTVARMLEREDFKQRWQSQNPISIHEFLYPLIQGYDSVVLEADVELGGTDQKFNLLVGRELQKQQGQPPQCLVLMPLLEGTDGVKKMSKSLGNYIGITEPPGEMYGKLMSITDELMLRYYELLSHISLDDLEKLKKGIRAGEVHPKEAKETLALEIVERYRGRDAAVEARDEFKKIFKEKGLPEDIPSVELSLSEKDASETPGDGPAWLPRILRDHGLTRSTSEAIRLIKQGGVKVNDEKVNDAGTSLSPGEYIIRVGKRRFLKAVIKR, encoded by the coding sequence ATGCTTGAACCGGAAAAACAGCTCGAAATCATAAGCAGGGGTTCCGTTGAAATAATCATCGAGGATGAACTGATCGGGAAACTCCGGGAGAAGAGACCCCTGAGGATCAAGGCCGGATTCGATCCCACGGCACCTGATATACACATAGGCCACACGGTTCTCCTTGAGAAGATGCGGCAGTTCCAGGAATTGGGTCATGAGGTGATATTCCTGATAGGTGATTTTACCGGCATGGTCGGAGACCCCTCGGGCAAAAGCGAAACACGCAAACCACTGACAAGAGACGAAGTCCTTGAAAATGCAAAAAGCTATCGCGAACAGATATACAAGATCCTTGACCCTGAGAGGACGAGGGTCGAGTTCAACTCACGCTGGATGTCCGTGATGACGGCTGAAGAACTGATCCGGCTGACCGGCCGGTATACCGTGGCAAGGATGCTTGAAAGGGAGGATTTCAAACAGAGATGGCAGTCTCAGAACCCCATCAGTATCCATGAGTTCCTTTATCCCCTTATTCAGGGCTATGATTCCGTGGTGCTCGAGGCCGATGTTGAACTGGGAGGAACCGACCAGAAGTTCAACCTGCTTGTGGGAAGGGAATTACAGAAACAACAGGGCCAACCCCCCCAGTGTCTCGTCCTGATGCCCCTTCTGGAGGGGACGGACGGCGTAAAGAAGATGAGCAAGAGCCTCGGGAACTACATCGGGATCACGGAACCCCCGGGGGAGATGTATGGAAAGCTTATGTCGATAACGGATGAACTTATGCTCAGATACTATGAACTCCTCAGTCATATCAGCCTGGATGACCTTGAAAAGCTGAAAAAGGGCATAAGGGCCGGGGAGGTTCATCCTAAAGAGGCAAAGGAGACCTTGGCCCTTGAGATTGTCGAACGTTACCGGGGGAGAGACGCTGCCGTTGAGGCAAGGGATGAATTCAAGAAGATCTTTAAGGAAAAGGGGCTCCCCGAGGATATACCGTCTGTGGAGTTGTCCTTATCTGAAAAGGACGCTTCAGAAACACCGGGCGACGGACCTGCATGGCTGCCCCGGATACTCAGAGACCACGGTCTGACAAGGAGCACAAGCGAGGCGATCAGACTGATAAAACAGGGCGGCGTCAAGGTTAACGATGAGAAGGTGAACGATGCAGGGACATCGCTTTCCCCCGGTGAGTATATCATCAGGGTCGGCAAGAGAAGGTTCCTGAAGGCGGTCATAAAACGTTAG
- the cysK gene encoding cysteine synthase → MAPKRDILDLIGNTPLVRINRVADEDSAEIYAKLEGFNPGGSLKDRIALSMIEAAEREGKLSPGTTIVEPTSGNTGIGLAMVAAVKGYRLILAMSEKMSVERRQLLGAFGAELILTEGAKGMLGAVYKAEELCLKNRDYFMPQQFENPANPEAHRKTTAPEIIRDLGSVPDAFVAGVGTGGTITGVGEVFRAERRDCRIVAIEPAASAILSGGEPGPHRIAGIGAGFYAGVLNQKIYDEVIPVRDEDAESTARVLSLKEGILAGVSSGAAMWGALQVARRLGKGKRVVVILPDRGERYLSMGLFDRA, encoded by the coding sequence ATGGCCCCGAAGAGAGACATTCTGGATTTAATCGGCAACACCCCCCTTGTGAGGATCAACCGGGTTGCAGATGAGGACTCCGCAGAAATCTACGCAAAGCTTGAAGGGTTCAACCCGGGAGGGTCGCTAAAGGACCGGATAGCGCTCAGCATGATAGAGGCGGCGGAGAGGGAGGGGAAATTAAGCCCAGGCACTACCATTGTGGAGCCCACAAGCGGGAATACGGGTATCGGTCTTGCCATGGTGGCTGCCGTTAAGGGGTACCGTCTCATACTTGCAATGTCCGAGAAGATGAGCGTTGAGAGGAGACAGTTGCTCGGGGCCTTTGGAGCGGAACTGATCCTCACCGAGGGTGCAAAGGGCATGCTGGGGGCTGTCTACAAGGCAGAGGAGTTATGCCTTAAAAACAGGGACTACTTTATGCCGCAACAGTTTGAAAATCCAGCGAATCCCGAGGCTCACAGAAAGACCACTGCTCCGGAGATAATAAGGGACCTCGGTTCCGTGCCGGATGCCTTTGTTGCAGGAGTTGGTACGGGTGGAACGATAACCGGCGTAGGGGAGGTATTCAGGGCAGAGCGTCGGGACTGCCGTATTGTTGCCATAGAACCTGCCGCATCCGCCATCCTTTCAGGCGGTGAGCCGGGTCCCCACAGGATTGCAGGGATAGGTGCAGGATTCTACGCCGGGGTGCTTAATCAGAAGATCTATGATGAGGTGATCCCCGTCAGGGATGAGGATGCAGAGTCGACTGCAAGGGTGCTCTCTTTAAAGGAGGGGATACTTGCCGGCGTTTCTTCAGGCGCTGCGATGTGGGGTGCGTTGCAGGTGGCAAGGAGGCTTGGCAAGGGTAAAAGGGTGGTTGTTATACTGCCGGACAGGGGTGAACGCTACCTGAGCATGGGGCTCTTTGATAGGGCTTGA
- the relA gene encoding GTP pyrophosphokinase → MRVREHKLLSLDELTDKIASYAPGTDTALLRKAYFFSHEAHCSQKRKEGTPYIDHPLSVASILSDMHMDTTSIIAGLLHDTVEDTETNLRDIRDIFGEDVAFLVEALTKLSKMQFKTQLEAQAENFRKMFLAMAEDIRVILIKFADRLHNMRTLGYLPPSKQKRIAQETLDIYAPLANRLGIGWMKVEFENLSFKYLYPDIYKNLLKKVAKRREEQEVYINEVSKKIRKKLIEYNIPGFLSGRVKHLYGIYKKMITQKIPLDQVYDVLGLRIITDTKGHCYEILGIIHSLWKPIPGRFKDYIALPKSNLYQSLHTSVIGPQGERVEFQIRTQEMHRIAEEGIAAHWMYKEGGRVLEKDAKYIKWLRELIQSQQDLRDAKEFLEVVKGEVVPDVVYVFTPGGEIKELPAGSTPIDFAYSIHTEVGHRCVGAKVNGRIIPLRYHLQSGDTVEIVTSPSHGPSRDWLNFVVTQRAKNRIKQWIKSEERKQSLELGHRILETELRKKGLSPKLIKSPEMDEVAKLFSMKSSEDLLVSIGYGKVSAHQVINRFLPDKKDKDEEEIVIKKPRKKKDDQKGISIKGIDNVLYHIANCCHPIPGDQLVGFVTRGKGVTIHREDCPNLNRLVVDDARLIDVTWMTTDNSTAPAKLYVETLDKPGILATLSALISSMNVNISHLSANATDYKRAHLTIIVEVRDREQLAVIMQKIASTEGVLRVKR, encoded by the coding sequence ATGCGTGTAAGAGAACATAAGCTCCTGAGCCTTGATGAGCTTACCGACAAGATTGCCTCATATGCCCCGGGCACAGACACAGCTCTCCTCAGAAAGGCATACTTCTTCTCCCATGAGGCCCACTGCAGCCAGAAAAGGAAAGAGGGAACACCCTATATCGATCATCCCCTCTCTGTGGCCTCCATCCTCTCCGACATGCATATGGACACAACCAGCATTATTGCCGGGCTTCTACACGACACCGTTGAGGACACAGAGACAAACCTCAGGGATATAAGGGACATCTTCGGCGAAGACGTAGCCTTCCTGGTGGAAGCGCTCACAAAGCTTTCAAAGATGCAGTTTAAAACGCAACTTGAGGCCCAGGCTGAAAACTTCAGAAAGATGTTCCTCGCGATGGCCGAGGACATCAGGGTTATACTGATAAAGTTTGCCGACAGGCTCCATAACATGAGGACACTGGGGTATCTCCCCCCCTCAAAGCAGAAAAGAATAGCACAGGAAACCCTGGACATATATGCCCCACTTGCCAACAGACTCGGGATCGGCTGGATGAAGGTCGAGTTTGAGAACCTCAGTTTCAAGTACCTATATCCGGACATCTATAAGAACCTCCTCAAGAAGGTGGCAAAACGGAGAGAGGAACAGGAGGTCTATATAAATGAGGTCTCTAAAAAAATCAGGAAAAAGCTTATTGAATATAACATACCCGGATTCCTGTCGGGGCGGGTAAAACACCTATATGGCATATACAAAAAGATGATCACCCAGAAGATCCCCCTCGACCAGGTATACGACGTCCTTGGACTGAGGATTATCACCGACACAAAAGGTCACTGCTACGAGATACTTGGGATAATCCACTCCCTCTGGAAGCCTATTCCCGGCAGGTTCAAGGATTATATAGCCCTCCCGAAGTCCAATCTCTACCAGTCCCTGCACACGTCCGTAATAGGACCACAGGGTGAACGGGTGGAGTTCCAGATACGCACTCAGGAGATGCACCGGATAGCAGAGGAGGGTATTGCGGCCCACTGGATGTACAAGGAGGGAGGAAGGGTACTTGAGAAGGATGCAAAGTACATAAAGTGGCTGAGGGAACTGATACAGTCACAGCAGGACCTGAGAGACGCAAAGGAGTTTCTCGAGGTGGTCAAGGGAGAGGTTGTTCCTGATGTAGTCTATGTATTCACTCCCGGGGGGGAGATCAAGGAACTCCCTGCGGGGTCCACCCCCATAGATTTTGCTTACAGCATACATACTGAGGTAGGACACAGGTGTGTAGGGGCAAAGGTGAACGGAAGGATTATTCCGCTGAGATACCACCTGCAGAGTGGCGATACCGTCGAGATCGTAACATCGCCCTCCCATGGCCCAAGCAGGGACTGGCTTAATTTTGTCGTCACGCAGAGGGCAAAAAACAGGATCAAACAGTGGATTAAGTCCGAAGAGAGAAAACAGAGCCTTGAACTCGGGCATCGTATCCTTGAAACAGAGCTGCGGAAAAAGGGACTGAGTCCCAAACTAATCAAGTCTCCGGAAATGGATGAGGTCGCAAAACTCTTCAGCATGAAGAGCAGTGAGGATCTTCTTGTATCCATAGGGTACGGCAAGGTTTCAGCCCATCAGGTAATCAACCGCTTCCTTCCGGACAAGAAAGATAAAGATGAAGAAGAGATCGTTATTAAAAAACCCCGGAAGAAAAAGGACGACCAGAAGGGCATAAGTATCAAGGGGATCGACAACGTACTTTACCATATAGCAAACTGCTGCCATCCCATACCCGGAGATCAGCTCGTCGGGTTTGTTACAAGGGGCAAGGGTGTTACAATCCACAGGGAGGACTGTCCGAATCTAAACAGGCTGGTAGTGGATGATGCGAGGCTGATCGATGTAACATGGATGACCACCGACAATTCAACTGCACCGGCAAAGCTCTATGTTGAGACCCTGGACAAGCCGGGAATCCTTGCAACCCTGAGTGCCCTTATATCTTCGATGAATGTAAATATAAGCCATCTCTCCGCCAATGCAACAGACTACAAAAGGGCACACCTGACAATTATAGTCGAGGTCAGGGACCGTGAACAGCTCGCTGTTATAATGCAGAAAATAGCATCCACCGAAGGCGTTTTAAGAGTGAAAAGATAG
- the resA_3 gene encoding thiol-disulfide oxidoreductase ResA — protein sequence MRNLSNGGKFIVACFMFFITVEVLPSPWAIESLVDERAPGFTLRSLDGKEHSLFDFKGKVLILNFWASWCPPCRKEIPELQKLQGLYRGKKVAVVAVSTDRTLADVRAFLAKHPLTITVLHDSELKVWRKYKVFSLPTSFLIDGKGTIVKKFLGKTDWMSPEIKRQIDELLF from the coding sequence ATGAGGAATTTAAGCAATGGCGGAAAATTCATAGTAGCGTGTTTCATGTTTTTTATCACCGTTGAAGTCCTTCCATCTCCCTGGGCGATAGAAAGCCTTGTTGATGAAAGAGCGCCGGGTTTCACACTCAGGAGCCTGGATGGGAAAGAGCACAGCCTGTTTGATTTTAAAGGCAAAGTCCTGATACTGAACTTCTGGGCTTCCTGGTGTCCACCCTGCAGGAAAGAGATCCCCGAACTTCAGAAGCTGCAGGGATTATATAGAGGTAAAAAAGTTGCTGTAGTGGCGGTCTCAACGGACAGAACACTTGCAGATGTAAGGGCGTTTCTGGCGAAGCACCCACTTACAATTACGGTCCTGCACGATAGTGAATTAAAGGTATGGCGGAAATACAAGGTCTTTTCCCTGCCTACGAGCTTTCTGATAGACGGAAAGGGTACTATTGTAAAGAAGTTTCTTGGTAAGACGGACTGGATGAGTCCTGAAATCAAGAGGCAGATTGACGAACTCCTCTTTTAG
- the hisG gene encoding ATP phosphoribosyltransferase, which produces MKAKKVLKLGLPKGSLQESTLKLFRKAGYQIRVSHRSYYPSIDDGEIQPMLIRAQEMARYVESGILDCGLTGYDWVLEQNADVMELAELNYAKEGLKPVRWVVAVPNDSKIKSLKGLNGKRIATELVGYTKRYLKAKGIKAQIDFSWGATEVKPPYLADAIVELTETGTSLRANNLRIVETILESTTRFIVNKKVWKDTWKRRKMENIVMLIRGALAAEERVGLKMNVSEGQLKRILSLLPAMHSPTISNLSDVQWYAIDVVIEERLVRDLIPKLKKAGATGIVEYQLNKVIP; this is translated from the coding sequence ATGAAAGCAAAAAAGGTTCTGAAACTCGGGCTTCCAAAGGGAAGTCTTCAGGAATCCACCCTCAAGCTTTTCAGGAAGGCGGGATATCAGATACGCGTTTCCCACCGTTCATATTATCCTTCTATTGACGATGGCGAGATCCAGCCGATGTTGATAAGGGCCCAGGAGATGGCCCGGTACGTGGAATCCGGAATCCTCGATTGCGGTCTGACGGGGTATGACTGGGTACTTGAGCAGAATGCCGATGTTATGGAGCTTGCCGAACTCAACTATGCAAAAGAGGGGCTGAAACCTGTCAGATGGGTTGTTGCCGTTCCCAATGATTCAAAGATAAAGTCCCTGAAGGGCCTCAATGGTAAAAGGATTGCTACGGAGCTGGTGGGCTATACAAAACGCTATCTCAAGGCGAAGGGAATAAAGGCGCAGATTGATTTTTCCTGGGGTGCCACGGAGGTTAAACCACCCTATCTTGCTGATGCAATTGTTGAGCTTACCGAGACAGGCACTTCCCTCAGGGCTAACAACCTTCGCATTGTTGAGACTATTCTTGAGTCTACAACAAGGTTCATTGTTAATAAGAAGGTATGGAAAGACACCTGGAAACGCAGGAAGATGGAAAATATCGTGATGCTGATAAGAGGTGCACTTGCGGCGGAGGAGAGGGTTGGTCTTAAGATGAACGTGTCGGAGGGGCAGCTTAAGCGTATCCTTTCGTTGCTTCCAGCCATGCATTCACCTACTATTTCAAACCTCTCGGATGTGCAGTGGTATGCTATTGATGTGGTAATAGAGGAGAGGCTGGTAAGGGATCTTATACCAAAACTGAAAAAGGCCGGGGCAACGGGGATTGTGGAGTATCAGCTCAATAAAGTTATCCCGTGA
- the ftsY gene encoding signal recognition particle receptor FtsY, which produces MGFFDRLKDGLTKTRQGFIGRVEDVFRGRKIDDATVDEFEEILITSDIGMEATAAIIEDLRSQVRKGAIKDYEGLKGFLREEMLRILGLPQPFVLYQERPFVVLTVGVNGVGKTTTIGKLASRLTSEGHGVIIAASDTFRAAAIEQLEIWAERSGAQLVRHQSGSDPAAVAFDAVEAAKARGVDVVIVDTAGRLHTKSPLMEELKKIKRVIHRSVPGAPHETLLVVDATTGQNALRQAKVFNDAIGITGIALTKLDGTSRGGIVFAIKKELNIPVRLIGVGEGVEDLRDFIPREFVDALLGNED; this is translated from the coding sequence ATGGGGTTTTTTGACCGGTTGAAAGATGGGCTCACCAAGACGCGGCAGGGCTTTATTGGCCGGGTTGAGGATGTTTTCAGGGGCAGGAAGATAGATGATGCAACGGTTGATGAATTTGAAGAGATTCTTATAACCTCTGATATCGGCATGGAGGCGACGGCTGCGATTATTGAAGACCTGAGAAGTCAGGTCAGGAAGGGCGCGATAAAGGATTATGAAGGGTTGAAGGGGTTTTTAAGGGAGGAGATGTTGAGAATCCTGGGCCTTCCACAGCCCTTTGTCCTCTATCAGGAGCGGCCGTTCGTGGTCCTGACGGTAGGCGTAAATGGTGTGGGTAAGACCACAACAATCGGCAAGCTTGCAAGCAGACTGACTTCTGAGGGGCACGGGGTTATAATCGCCGCATCGGATACCTTCAGGGCTGCTGCAATTGAGCAGCTTGAGATATGGGCTGAGAGATCAGGAGCCCAGCTTGTGAGGCACCAGAGTGGTTCAGATCCGGCTGCTGTTGCCTTTGATGCGGTTGAGGCAGCAAAGGCCAGGGGTGTGGATGTGGTGATCGTTGATACTGCCGGGCGTCTCCATACAAAGTCTCCCCTGATGGAAGAATTGAAGAAGATAAAGCGGGTTATCCACAGGTCCGTGCCGGGGGCGCCTCATGAAACACTGCTCGTTGTTGATGCAACAACAGGACAGAACGCCTTGAGACAGGCCAAGGTCTTCAATGATGCGATCGGTATTACCGGGATTGCCCTTACAAAGCTTGATGGGACTTCAAGGGGTGGGATTGTCTTTGCGATTAAAAAGGAACTGAATATACCGGTGAGGCTGATCGGTGTGGGCGAGGGGGTAGAGGATCTGAGGGATTTTATCCCCCGGGAGTTTGTGGATGCCCTCCTTGGAAATGAAGACTGA
- the moaC gene encoding cyclic pyranopterin monophosphate synthase accessory protein, which produces MSELTHTDKKGRARMVDVSGKPGTLREAVATATVNMKPRTLALIKENRVAKGDVLQVARIAGIMAAKKTPELIPLCHPLNISSVSVDFSIDDEKNSVIITATARVTGQTGVEMEALTAASVAALTIYDMCKAVDREMVINDTMLLEKRGGKSGEFSRKR; this is translated from the coding sequence ATGTCAGAACTAACCCACACGGATAAAAAAGGCAGGGCAAGGATGGTTGATGTCTCCGGGAAACCCGGCACCCTGCGTGAGGCCGTGGCCACCGCCACGGTGAACATGAAACCCCGGACCCTTGCCCTCATCAAGGAAAACAGGGTTGCCAAGGGTGATGTCCTCCAGGTTGCCCGTATAGCCGGGATAATGGCTGCCAAGAAGACCCCGGAACTGATCCCTCTCTGTCACCCCCTGAATATAAGCTCTGTCTCGGTTGATTTCTCGATCGATGATGAGAAAAACTCGGTAATCATAACCGCAACGGCAAGGGTCACAGGGCAGACCGGCGTTGAGATGGAGGCGCTTACTGCTGCATCCGTTGCAGCCCTCACCATCTATGACATGTGCAAGGCCGTTGACCGGGAGATGGTAATAAACGATACCATGCTCCTGGAAAAGAGGGGCGGCAAGAGCGGGGAGTTCTCAAGGAAGAGGTGA
- the ubiG gene encoding ubiquinone biosynthesis O-methyltransferase: MELRQRPQGVIFIINIQMSTYILMKILESAPDRYDRGIRILSLGKLDKAYDRLISPVKEGQRVLDIGCGTGALTLRAAKKGAKLKGIDVNSRMMEIAQKRAEEAKLAQNIEFSEMGVAELGSEKPESYDVAMCGLCFSELRNIPVLKHKGLPCTPGITDGNVKTWRKQEEIAYHIKQ, translated from the coding sequence ATGGAACTGCGGCAGAGACCGCAGGGTGTTATATTTATTATTAATATTCAAATGAGCACCTACATATTAATGAAGATACTCGAATCCGCTCCTGACAGGTATGACAGGGGTATTCGCATTCTCTCACTTGGAAAACTGGATAAGGCTTATGACAGATTGATATCTCCCGTAAAAGAGGGGCAGCGGGTACTTGATATTGGCTGTGGAACCGGGGCCTTGACCCTGAGGGCCGCTAAGAAGGGTGCAAAGTTGAAGGGGATTGATGTCAATTCCCGGATGATGGAAATTGCACAAAAGCGGGCGGAGGAGGCAAAACTCGCTCAAAATATAGAGTTCAGTGAAATGGGAGTTGCAGAACTTGGAAGTGAGAAACCGGAAAGCTACGACGTTGCGATGTGTGGTCTCTGTTTCTCTGAATTACGGAACATTCCTGTGTTGAAACACAAAGGGCTTCCGTGTACACCGGGGATTACCGACGGAAACGTCAAGACCTGGAGAAAACAAGAGGAAATAGCCTATCATATAAAGCAGTGA